Within Rhipicephalus microplus isolate Deutch F79 chromosome 9, USDA_Rmic, whole genome shotgun sequence, the genomic segment TAGCCTGTAATTCTCCTCAATACCTTTTGAAAGGCGCCGAATGAATGCGCTGCTATTCTCCGGCGGTGTGTAGAATAGGGAGAGTCGCCGTATGCACGTATTCCGCTTGATCGAATCGGCCATGTCCTCGGTGTCTTGGATGGTCATGTTATAAGACGTATGCACCAATTTCGTCAACGTCTTGTTCAGAGACAGCGACTCAAGCACGTGCTTCCACCATTGGTTTCGCCCACCTGCTCCACGAACACACATCACGCGAATGTCTAGTTTTTGCAAGGTTCTAGTCGATCTCAAAAATTCGGCTAATGGAATTGATATCCGGGGGTCGTCAAACCTAAAATCGATTCGGACGGACGTTAGCTGCTGACAATTCGGTAACTGAACCAAGACGGCTAACTTTTGTTCATACTGCGACAACGACAAATCGACTGCCGAAAACACCTTCGACTGTAGGAATTCAATGTCGTACGCACTAGTGTAACGTTGGAGGGAAACTTTTTCTTCCGATCCACTCTGTTTCAGCTCTGCGCAAAGCCAGTTTAATCGAGAAAGGTAAAATGGTGAGCTGATGTGAAACTTCTTCAGGTTTTCCTTAGTTGGCAGCGCCCGGAAGAAAGCGGACCACGTTTCGGGATGCAGTGCGTACAAGGGGAGTCTCACTTCCTCCAGAGTGTCGTTCTCCATAAGAGGACGAATCCAACAGTCGTAAACTGTTCTATGAACAGGTGGTAAAGGAAGTGGTCTCGAAATCTCTAGCATGCGTATTACTGGCTTAGTCTCGATTATTCGCGATATCAGAGCCGTGGTCTCTTCTATCACCATGAACAAGTCGAGCGATAGCTTCTCGATGCTCCAGTTTTCCAAGAGGCCTTCGAGTACAGCCATTTGTATTGACGGTGTTTTAGTGCTCACGTAAAGAACCTTTAGCATTGTAGTGGAGGCGAGGAATTCCTTTACAGATTGCGGATACAGACTACCGTGCACTGACATGTCTTGGAAGTGAAGCTCTGTTAGAGTGGGGTTTTTTAACAAGGCTTTAAAGAGCGTGTCAACTATCCTGTCTTCCGCAAACGTGCCCTCTACGTGTAGGCTACTGAGAGACACCGACGACTCCAGAAGTGCACACAGAGGGCCTACAAGGACATCCAGAGGTACCTCCACGGGCGTGAGTTGCAGTTTTTCAATGTTGGTCAGGCAAGGCAGTATAGTGGAAATGGCGCTAGCGGTCCAAGTATTCATCCTAGCTACTGTAACGCTTTTGATACACCTGTTTTGACAAAGGGCGCTCAGGAGGGGCAGGCTTCTACACTCCGTTGAAGAAAGCGCAAGGCTGACGCTGCCTATGCACCGGTGCGTCGTCAATATCCACCCAAGAAGTTCCAGGCATTCTGACCATGGTTTTGTGACGGAACTTTCCACATACGGTGCTGCGGTGGCAGTGTTAGTTACGTGTAGCTGGTTACATCTCTCGTGGTCTTCTCGGATTTCGACTCGCAAGCCGCGGAGAAAATTGTTCCAGCTAACCAGCTCGGTGACGATCTGACACGTTTCTTGATCAGAAGCTGTGCAGGGTAAGAGGTGAACACCGGTTCCTCCTTGCGGGCCTTCCATGATGACGCACCCGCTTGGTTATGGAATATGATGAAGCGTTAGACCTCCATGGTTGCTCAGCAGGTCCAGAACAGTCAGCCGCATTCCAGAGTAATCTAGTGTGACTGAAAAATATATGCTATAATGtaaaatatatataataaatatatgatactatattatatattatattgttatatataatattatatataGTATAAAATAAGAAATATATATTACTATATTTATAGAATATAATATTATCGTACGTATTACGTCCTGAAATCGTGCTATATTTattagggacgccgtagtgaaaggctccagaaatattgaccatctggtgatctttaacgtgcgctggcaTCACAcagtgccccgccgcagtggtccagtggctacctttactgggctgctgacccgccagtcgcgggatcgaatcccggctgcagcggctgcattttcggtggaggcgaagatGCTCTAGGCCCACGTgatcacatttgggtgcacgttaacgaaccccaggggGTCGGAGTTTCCATatcccttcactacagcgtcgctcataatcatatggtggtttcggaacgctaaaccccacatatcatcatcatcatcatcatcgtatcACACAGTACAGGGGCCTCCaccatttcaccttcatcgaattGCAACCATCATGGCTGTGGTCGAACCCccgaccttcgggtgagcagccgaggaCTCTAGCCATTTTTCCTCCGAGGCGGACAACAAATGTAAAGTTGACGGGCGTAAGAAAATCTTTACATTAAATGTGTCATGTTACTGCTTGAGATGGAATTAGGGCAAAAAATAAGTTCCGACCGCAGAAGCCTCATTACAGTGAGAAACGCCAGAAGTCATCGTGCAGTTACGTCTCAACTATTTCAGCTAGATttggggacaactttctgtggcatgGATAGTAAGGCTACCGAACAAAGTGGGTGTATGCCTCAGCTGAAGTATATAGTCCCACAAATGCGTCTATGTTTTTGGTGtgaaaaatcacaaaaaaacaTCCCTTTGTTTTCTACGGATGCTATTTATAGAGAGATGTTGCAACGATATAGTCCCAAAAACCAAGGAGATACTAATATTTGTTTTGATTTATGAAGCGTCATTTCACGTTTTTGATCGTCAGAAAACGCCGCACGTTTTAGGTGCATCTCACAGTGAAAATGACGTACTCACCGTTCGGTGAGCGGTCGTCACCCTCCATCTATTGTGTAGGCTACTCACCGAAGAAGCTTGTGGCGAATTTCACTGACAAATGTCTGTATAAGTAGGCGTAGAAAATTCTATGCAATGACATTATTCGAAAGCGGCCGTCATTCGAGATGCGAGCCGCACCTGACTTATTCGCGGAGAAGTTCATGTGCAGTAGCTCTGCCcccatagctttcccttcattgccacaggaAGTTGCTCCCGATTATAGCAAGCTGACGCGAGAAATAACGTACGAACGGAGCACAACTATGGTACGCTATCTGGGGAGTTTGATAGCGTCTTATAAATAATAACATAGGCAGGAGCAATCTCATCATGCGCAGCCGTGGCTTTGGTTTGCAGATGTTACAGCAAAAAATGCCCCTGCCTTATCGaagagaatcgtgaggaaatgcgaatgaatGCATTTATTGCGCCAAAAGAGGGCACCATTGCCGTCTGACATTCGCTTTCACAGATTTCGGCAATCGCCTTGAGAagggcccagccagcgaacggtcgagagctaggagccagcgttctcggctctgccttggcgtttcacagcagcatctcgagcacacatttccggctgttcttgagaggcgcccagccagtgaacggtcgagagtgagacGCGTGCGcagagagaagagagagcgaaTGGCGAGAGAAGGAAGGCGAAGCACTGCAACTACCctttcctacactctctcgcaaaACATGATCCAGcggctaggggcgaggataaccACGCGCACCAAGGGCCTTTACGCACGCCCACAGCTGTTGCAataggagagggagtgagagcggaaaCATAACACCTGTCGGCAACATCCGCCGCCGCGGACGCCGCCGCCGGATGCCTGCCATAGCCCGACTAATGGAGTCATCgattggcagattcggagtggCCGACGAACGCTGCGCCGAAGCACTTCCCTCTGGCGGAGGGCAACAGAAGGGAATCCACCGATGGAACACTCGTGCTCTATTATCTAGAACAAATAAAGGTTCAGAATGGAATGCGATGCACGCCTTTCTCTTTTAGCATGAATGGGTACGCGGGGCAAAGCGATGCTatgctagcaaaacgtgagctcctACGCGAGGCAAAACTGACgctaccagcgtccgttggcgtggCCGAAGGTGGCACCATTTGAAGGCACGGGGTGCTTGAGACTTCCGATCAAATCCACCAATTTAAGTGGAGTAGAAAAAATTGCTCTATGGAGTGGATCTGGCGACAAAactgctccagatctgccaatggaACATACACGGAGCACTTTCAATGCTCAAATAAAAGAGACTTGTTCCAGATGAAGCAGACGAAAGTATTACCGGAAGTCCTGCGAATTTGTCAATGGATGACACcataagaaatgcattcgcatttaaaagaaaagcGGTCACCCCAAGTGGTCGTGAGGTCTTATATGGGAGCTGCACGCTGCGCCtcagtaaccccccccccctacgccCCCCCCTCTTTAGCGTGACTGAAGAGGCAGCTATTCTCCCAACACTCACCCCTCTCTGTGCGCGTAATGTATATGCTGGTCACAACGACAAGCAGTGTCTTCGAAAAGGCGATGGACTGCAGTTCTTACTTTACTCTCCCTCAAGATAACAGCGATCATTGACAGCTAGTGAATGGCTTTTATTATTTTGCTTGCTAACTACTAGTTTTGAGCCCACAAACGCTGTAAAACTAAATGCCGAAATTTCTTACTTTCTGCATGATTCGCAACTCTTTCCACTTTGTTTGCGTCAATGAAATTAATTTCAAAATTTAGATTGTATTCACTGACTATGCCTTCCGCTTTGAAATTAAAACCTTCCGCTATTGGCTCTGAACCTTTTTCACGCAGCTCACAGGTACTGGACAAAATTTGCGGAAACTTGGTAAACACCGCTCTATTTATAATCGGAGACGTACGATTAAACATGGTGTAGTTTCTCACCTTGTGGATATCAGTACGCGAGTAGAGGCAAAACGGAAGATGGCAGCTTAGGACGACAGCGTTGAAACGATGTGACAGCAACAGATCTGGGCCAGGCAGTCATGTTGACGGATGCCGAATCTGCAAGGATGTGGCAGTCGATACTCGAACCTAGTCCCGGCAGAGTAACGACCAGGCAAGCAAggccttcttcttcttcacttCTTCTCGTGGCTCTTACGCAATGCAGGTGATTGGCCGATTGTTAGGTgaatttttttcagtgtttcttAATCATAAATTGACTATGCTAAattttaaagggcccctaaattGCCAAAAGGTCGAAAATTATGGTGTGATCTATTGGCCACAGAGTTTCATTCAATAATACCCAGAGCacaatctggcgctagtgtctaggcGTGCtacttcagcggcgcttgtacccccatgggaattatgggaagtacaggcttcggatccgctttgaatggattacgttcttgagattcgcgacgcttctttttcgggggtaaaacaaagtgatatgaactcAGATTTAATTTAATGTTGCTTCAATTATTTGTGCAagaactttattgcaaaaagttttcgCTACCAGAcggcaaaagtgaaacctggACGAATTCAATCATCGGGGTTCGCATCACTGTCCTATTGCACTCCAGGTTTGACATCAAGCTTTATTGAATTATTTTtcacaacacttgaaaacaaacttCATTGTTTTTGTCTCAGAAGTATGTATTATCTGTTTATAGAAATAACAGTACAGGATTAAGCGTGAAACACTTATCATTTCGACTTATCGTTTCGTCTTCTGCGACGCTAGGTGCGTCTGTCCCAGTAGTCCCAGTGGTATGCCCTCAATGCAcctctggttttgttgtgaagtcgagtcagtgGAGCGTGATGGTGCCTCTCCTTTGTTTCGTCATCAGTTTGCAGTCGATTTAAAACGAGCttaggcaagacgcgctcgtgaaAAATATTCACTCGAGGCAATGTCCTgtactggcatgagacgctacatctatgtgcAGCGGTGAGGGGACGACGCTTCTCTTAACcgtcaaatacgactcgtaaagtTCCAACGTCGCAGCAAATCAGGAGATCAAGTAGTCGTCGGCCTCTTCGAaaaacaaaggcactgcttcatcttctttcaccgcaccccactacccacgctgtgcaaagaacgaaactgaaactgcagaaaaaaGTCCATAGACACTTCGCCAGTTAACCCTATCCAATCttaagcctgtacttcccatcattcccatagaGGTACACGATCGCAGTGCGAGATTCCTATCTAGCTATTATTGTGTGAAACCCTATGCCATTGGCATattcggagcacttccggtaGTAGTTTTTCTTCTACATACGGAGCAAGTCTATTTCATTCGCAAATTGAGAGTGCTCCCTGTATGTtccattggcagatctggagcagcAGCTTCGTCGCGCGATCTACTCCACGGAGCAAATTTTTCTACTTCGCGAAAATCGGCGAATTCAACCGGAAGTTACTAGCGCTCCGTGCCTTGAAATGGTGCCAACGCGCCCAGGAACGCCACTCGCGTCGGTTGCGCCTTGCATCGGAgatcacgttttgctagcgtagcgtcactgtgcgcaGCGTACCCATtcatgcaagaagagagacgcgcgTGGCGCGTTCCATTCTGGCCCTGCCATTTGCTCGTGAGGAAGAGCGTGTGTTCCTTTGGCATATTCCCTCCTGTTACTCtccgccagagtggagtgctctGGCGCTGagtttttgccccccccccccctaatctgCCAATCGATGACACCATTAGTTGTGGCGTCGCAGTTGTGCGCGAGTCTACAGCGAACGCTGCCGGAGTTGCACGCATTTCCTCGTTTTCCTCTTttgttgaatgcgaagcatttcttagcgaactttggcgacattgagcgtatctatctatctatctatctatctatctatctatctatctatctatctatctatctatctatctatctatctatctatctatctatctatctatctatctatctatctatctatgtatctatctatccgcctacgacatttacctctcctggccgtttgcataatggtatcgataccgaactttgtatggcataacattactgtatgacgagtatattttattagtcataacaagaacatcatgacatg encodes:
- the LOC142771322 gene encoding uncharacterized protein LOC142771322, giving the protein MEGPQGGTGVHLLPCTASDQETCQIVTELVSWNNFLRGLRVEIREDHERCNQLHVTNTATAAPYVESSVTKPWSECLELLGWILTTHRCIGSVSLALSSTECRSLPLLSALCQNRCIKSVTVARMNTWTASAISTILPCLTNIEKLQLTPVEVPLDVLVGPLCALLESSVSLSSLHVEGTFAEDRIVDTLFKALLKNPTLTELHFQDMSVHGSLYPQSVKEFLASTTMLKVLYVSTKTPSIQMAVLEGLLENWSIEKLSLDLFMVIEETTALISRIIETKPVIRMLEISRPLPLPPVHRTVYDCWIRPLMENDTLEEVRLPLYALHPETWSAFFRALPTKENLKKFHISSPFYLSRLNWLCAELKQSGSEEKVSLQRYTSAYDIEFLQSKVFSAVDLSLSQYEQKLAVLVQLPNCQQLTSVRIDFRFDDPRISIPLAEFLRSTRTLQKLDIRVMCVRGAGGRNQWWKHVLESLSLNKTLTKLVHTSYNMTIQDTEDMADSIKRNTCIRRLSLFYTPPENSSAFIRRLSKGIEENYRLTDVKYSGYCEEELARDWFAVQETTWRNSGLVSRAARIKQASSLDRYVTGAVERVARHPALLDEVALRAKLDRAELAVLVRDRLTQIRSMDGFMRAVGVVKERVICHPAEDGRMQLDDLNEDCWSHVRRYLVTDDVRRGAVQADSA